A genomic segment from Pyrodictium occultum encodes:
- a CDS encoding phosphoribosylanthranilate isomerase, with the protein MLRLKICGLTRPEDVEALDGAADYLGFVVAPSRLSPRVLSPGEARSLAETVSRSRPVLVAAGYGPRDAVELAARLEAFRVLQYHEPAGPEVLAGLARELGSIGVSLAPVSLWDGRRLSPDPCEAATVAPGHEYLLVDAVKGLGLRYAGGLRAPLEAYLRAAVCSSRAAAAGGVVPENACLVASTGVSMLDVSSGVEAEPGRKDLSRVEKLLEVLRSCS; encoded by the coding sequence TTGCTGCGGCTAAAGATCTGCGGGCTCACCCGGCCAGAGGACGTGGAGGCGCTCGACGGCGCCGCCGACTACCTGGGCTTCGTGGTCGCCCCGTCGAGGCTGAGCCCCCGCGTGCTGAGCCCCGGGGAGGCCAGGAGCCTGGCCGAGACCGTGTCTAGGAGCCGCCCCGTCCTGGTGGCGGCCGGCTATGGGCCCCGCGACGCAGTGGAGCTGGCGGCGAGGCTCGAGGCGTTCAGGGTGCTCCAGTACCACGAGCCCGCGGGCCCCGAGGTGCTCGCCGGCCTGGCCAGGGAGCTGGGCTCGATAGGAGTCTCCCTGGCCCCCGTCTCCCTCTGGGACGGCAGGAGGCTGAGCCCAGACCCCTGCGAGGCGGCGACCGTGGCGCCGGGGCACGAGTACCTCCTAGTGGACGCCGTCAAGGGGCTGGGCCTCCGCTACGCCGGGGGCCTGAGGGCGCCCCTCGAGGCGTACCTCCGGGCGGCAGTGTGCAGCAGCCGCGCGGCAGCCGCCGGCGGGGTGGTGCCGGAGAACGCCTGCCTCGTCGCCTCCACCGGGGTCTCGATGCTCGACGTGAGCAGCGGCGTCGAGGCCGAGCCGGGCCGCAAGGACCTCTCCAGGGTGGAGAAGCTGCTGGAGGTGCTGCGCTCATGCAGCTAG
- a CDS encoding anthranilate synthase component I family protein gives MQLDWAGCRRVPLPSAPEPRRLAVWAEERYGYVALLESGAGPGEKARYTLVAYGARRVVEGSPLEAYARLREAAAGRGCASIPCRSMLFGVVGYEAVAGAEPWLAPMLGRHEWPALLVFEPETLVVYDHARGHATLCPGDAEAGEKPLGGWSPARGPVEETPRRLFEQWVAEAREMLERGEFLQVVLSRFERYEYQGEPLALYARLADRNPSPYMFYMRLGERWIAGSSPELLVRMDGGRLETHPIAGTRPRGRTPEEDLALEEELLGDEKERAEHLMLVDLARNDLGRVALPGTVRVTRLMDVEKYSAVQHIVSRVEAVARPGLGYADVLAAVNPAGTVSGAPKPRAMETIARLEDRPRGPYAGAVGVYSDQAGETAIVIRSVWSIDDSTLETRAGAGIVYDSRPEREYMETVHKLAAIHRALGAGGGR, from the coding sequence ATGCAGCTAGACTGGGCCGGGTGCCGCCGCGTCCCCCTCCCAAGCGCCCCGGAGCCCCGCCGGCTGGCGGTGTGGGCGGAGGAGCGCTACGGCTATGTCGCGCTGCTCGAGAGCGGCGCGGGGCCGGGGGAGAAGGCCCGCTACACCCTGGTGGCCTACGGGGCCCGCCGGGTGGTGGAGGGCAGCCCCCTGGAGGCCTACGCCAGGCTCCGCGAGGCAGCCGCGGGCAGGGGCTGCGCCAGCATCCCCTGCAGGAGCATGCTCTTCGGCGTGGTCGGCTACGAGGCGGTGGCCGGGGCGGAGCCCTGGCTGGCCCCGATGCTGGGCCGCCACGAGTGGCCGGCGCTCCTAGTCTTCGAGCCCGAGACCCTCGTGGTCTACGACCACGCCAGGGGCCACGCCACGCTCTGCCCCGGGGACGCCGAGGCCGGGGAGAAGCCTCTCGGCGGCTGGAGCCCGGCCAGGGGCCCCGTGGAGGAGACGCCCCGCAGGCTCTTCGAGCAGTGGGTGGCAGAGGCCAGGGAGATGCTTGAGAGGGGCGAGTTCCTACAAGTAGTGCTCTCGAGATTCGAGCGCTACGAGTACCAGGGCGAGCCGCTGGCGCTCTACGCCAGGCTGGCGGACCGGAACCCCTCCCCCTACATGTTCTACATGAGGCTGGGGGAGAGGTGGATAGCCGGCTCCAGCCCCGAGCTGCTCGTCAGGATGGACGGGGGGAGGCTGGAGACGCACCCTATAGCCGGGACCCGGCCCCGCGGCAGGACGCCGGAGGAGGACCTGGCCCTCGAGGAGGAGCTGCTGGGCGACGAGAAGGAGAGGGCGGAGCACCTCATGCTCGTCGACCTCGCCAGGAACGACCTGGGCCGGGTAGCGTTGCCCGGCACGGTGAGAGTGACGAGGCTCATGGACGTGGAGAAGTACAGCGCGGTCCAGCATATCGTGAGCAGGGTGGAGGCTGTGGCCCGGCCCGGGCTGGGCTACGCCGACGTCCTGGCAGCGGTCAACCCCGCCGGCACGGTGTCCGGCGCCCCGAAGCCGAGGGCAATGGAGACCATAGCTAGGCTCGAGGACAGGCCCCGCGGCCCCTACGCCGGCGCCGTCGGGGTCTACTCGGACCAGGCGGGCGAGACAGCCATAGTGATAAGGAGCGTCTGGAGCATAGACGACTCCACGCTGGAGACTAGGGCGGGCGCGGGGATAGTCTACGACTCCAGGCCCGAGAGAGAGTACATGGAGACCGTACACAAGCTTGCCGCGATCCACCGGGCCCTGGGAGCCGGCGGCGGGAGGTGA
- a CDS encoding anthranilate synthase component II: MIDNYDSFVYNLVNVLAELGARSIVVRNDEITVSGIERINPDRIIVSPGPGSPLSARDVGVSVEAVKRLGPRIPVLGVCLGHQVVGVAYGAKVRRARRIMHGKTDEIEHYGGSLYRGVPRVFTAARYHSLVLDEIPPVLEVTARSRSDGEVMGVRHREHPVHGVQFHPESIATPHGPRLLRNFLDDPW, translated from the coding sequence ATAATAGACAACTACGACAGCTTCGTCTACAACCTGGTGAACGTGCTCGCGGAGCTCGGGGCCAGGAGCATAGTCGTGAGGAACGACGAGATAACCGTGTCGGGGATAGAGAGGATAAACCCGGACAGGATAATAGTCTCGCCGGGCCCCGGCAGCCCCCTCTCCGCCCGCGATGTAGGCGTGTCCGTGGAGGCCGTGAAGAGGCTCGGCCCCAGGATCCCGGTGCTAGGCGTCTGCCTAGGCCACCAGGTGGTGGGCGTAGCCTACGGCGCCAAGGTGAGGCGCGCCCGGAGGATAATGCACGGGAAGACGGACGAGATAGAGCACTACGGCGGCAGCCTCTACCGCGGGGTGCCCAGGGTGTTCACCGCCGCCAGGTACCACAGCCTCGTGCTGGACGAGATCCCCCCAGTGCTGGAGGTCACGGCAAGGAGCAGGAGCGACGGCGAGGTAATGGGGGTCCGGCACCGGGAGCACCCAGTCCACGGGGTCCAGTTCCACCCGGAGAGCATAGCAACCCCCCACGGCCCCAGGCTGCTCCGCAACTTCCTCGACGACCCGTGGTAG
- a CDS encoding helix-turn-helix transcriptional regulator, whose amino-acid sequence MSRVLLCIALPAAMLLLAFSAAAHAELSKTPVVTIRDDGTVVVEIWGTAEPGMNEYPAPVPAIPATIEARLGGSLVSAIYSGGKIYVAASGRGSVYIDYLGNVTEQNGVLQFLVNYTGLVELRVSPGVVLLSLPEGLVNATTVNNTVVLYLRGPATIRYVLAPQTPPTATAKTKTGAAATTSTPASKTSKTTATTFTTTTTTTKAAAKPGGTTTTTRTSVTRATKATSTTTASTTARTATATSTTTPAAPVAPATTSTALATTRLSTTMRPATTTGRPSSPPPAAGSKGPSTALIGGVAAVLVVAVAAGLALARRGGVFGGGGGVPSNAAAPISSTGLDEVDLLILSKLEEHGGSVLQSQLLRETGIPKTTLWRHVRRLAAMGYIRIVKEGKANRLILLKKP is encoded by the coding sequence ATGAGCCGGGTGTTGCTCTGCATAGCGCTGCCGGCGGCCATGCTGCTGCTCGCCTTCTCCGCCGCCGCGCACGCGGAGCTCTCCAAGACGCCAGTGGTCACTATACGGGACGACGGGACCGTCGTGGTGGAGATATGGGGCACCGCGGAGCCGGGGATGAACGAGTACCCTGCCCCGGTACCAGCGATACCCGCCACGATAGAGGCTAGGCTCGGCGGGAGCCTCGTCTCCGCTATCTACAGCGGCGGCAAGATCTACGTGGCCGCCTCGGGGAGGGGGAGCGTGTACATAGACTACCTGGGCAACGTCACCGAGCAGAATGGTGTGCTCCAGTTCCTGGTGAACTACACCGGCCTGGTGGAGCTGAGGGTCAGCCCGGGCGTAGTGCTGCTCAGCCTCCCCGAGGGCCTGGTGAACGCCACAACAGTGAACAACACGGTGGTGCTGTACCTGAGGGGCCCCGCCACCATCCGGTACGTGCTCGCGCCCCAGACGCCGCCGACCGCCACGGCAAAGACTAAGACCGGGGCCGCTGCGACTACAAGTACCCCCGCGTCAAAGACTTCAAAGACTACCGCTACCACCTTCACTACTACCACTACTACTACCAAGGCTGCTGCTAAGCCTGGAGGCACAACTACAACAACAAGAACAAGTGTAACAAGGGCGACTAAAGCCACGAGTACCACAACAGCCAGCACGACAGCTAGGACGGCAACTGCAACAAGCACCACTACCCCGGCAGCGCCCGTAGCCCCTGCAACTACGTCGACTGCTCTAGCGACCACGCGGCTCTCCACAACCATGAGGCCGGCGACAACCACCGGGAGGCCTTCGAGCCCACCGCCCGCCGCTGGCTCTAAGGGGCCCAGCACCGCGCTGATAGGAGGAGTTGCAGCTGTGCTGGTGGTAGCCGTGGCTGCCGGCCTGGCTCTCGCCCGCCGTGGGGGAGTTTTTGGCGGCGGGGGCGGCGTCCCCTCTAACGCCGCGGCCCCCATATCATCCACAGGCCTGGATGAGGTGGACCTGCTTATCCTCAGTAAGCTGGAGGAGCATGGGGGCTCTGTGCTCCAGAGCCAGCTGCTCCGGGAGACCGGGATTCCGAAGACCACGCTCTGGAGGCACGTCCGGAGGCTCGCAGCGATGGGGTACATAAGGATAGTTAAGGAGGGGAAGGCTAACAGGCTGATACTCCTAAAGAAGCCCTAG
- the aroE gene encoding shikimate dehydrogenase translates to MRRCSPSTRLYGLIGSPVSHSLSPAIHCEVYRRAGVDAVYLAWETPLERLEERLEALRSLAHGFNVTTPLKEAVLSLLDRVEAEAAEIGAVNTVRNEDGELVGYNTDYLGVAECLRGSRPRVALVIGAGGAARAAVYALYRLGAEKVYIANRGAERARRLAGWAGRLGLDATPTPLEEAAVPAAHADTVVNATPLGSLACCPDQAPPVLEGLREGQLVFDMVYRPLETRLLRAARERGARTVDGLCMLVWQALHADRIWLGIEPTRELYETARKAALEALASS, encoded by the coding sequence TTGAGGCGCTGTAGCCCCTCGACCAGGCTCTACGGGCTTATAGGCAGCCCAGTCTCCCATAGCCTGAGCCCCGCCATACACTGCGAGGTCTACCGCCGAGCGGGTGTAGACGCTGTCTACCTGGCCTGGGAGACTCCGCTGGAGAGGCTGGAGGAGAGGCTGGAGGCGCTGAGAAGCCTCGCCCACGGCTTCAACGTAACCACACCCCTCAAGGAGGCCGTCCTCAGCCTCCTCGACCGCGTGGAGGCCGAGGCCGCGGAGATAGGGGCCGTGAACACGGTGAGGAACGAGGACGGGGAGCTAGTAGGCTACAACACCGACTACCTCGGCGTGGCCGAGTGCCTCAGGGGCAGCCGGCCGCGAGTAGCACTGGTCATAGGCGCGGGTGGCGCGGCTAGGGCAGCCGTCTATGCGCTCTACCGGCTAGGCGCGGAGAAGGTCTACATAGCTAACAGGGGGGCAGAGAGGGCTAGGAGGCTCGCAGGGTGGGCCGGCCGCCTCGGCCTAGACGCCACCCCCACCCCCCTGGAGGAGGCGGCGGTGCCCGCAGCCCACGCGGACACAGTGGTGAACGCAACCCCGCTGGGCAGCCTGGCCTGCTGCCCTGACCAGGCCCCGCCCGTGCTGGAGGGGCTCCGCGAGGGCCAGCTAGTCTTCGACATGGTTTACCGGCCTCTGGAGACCCGGCTGCTCCGGGCGGCGAGGGAGCGCGGGGCCAGGACCGTTGACGGGCTCTGCATGCTCGTCTGGCAGGCCCTCCACGCGGACAGAATATGGCTAGGCATAGAGCCCACCCGGGAGCTCTACGAGACAGCCAGAAAGGCCGCGCTGGAGGCGCTGGCGAGCAGCTAG
- a CDS encoding CopG family ribbon-helix-helix protein, with protein sequence MSISIPENLLKKIDMYAERLGFTGRSEYVRRLGG encoded by the coding sequence GTGAGCATATCCATTCCCGAAAACCTGCTCAAGAAGATAGACATGTACGCTGAGAGGCTCGGATTTACTGGAAGATCCGAATACGTGAGGCGGCTAGGAGGATGA
- a CDS encoding HAD-IC family P-type ATPase, giving the protein MKCCGFLHDGWWLALLILGLLVLSLSLLGLDQLAWFILAAVAAGLLARFTVMLARGRVTVDLLMGLSVLVMLKYGLTSEAALVATLYAASEILEDAAEEAAERRLTSLRELLPRTALVRRGNVEKVHIDEVKPGDVIIVPHGGMVPLDSMLLSEEAVFDTSMVTGEHEPRRLTRGDPVESGYMNIGGMAVGVRAVKPARESAIQLLVREALETLEKKTRHQRLIERIAPWYIGLLLASYAAASAILGPERSLVFLLAGCPSAYIVVSSYTYMLVLGQLARRGVVVRSPRASRTPPGPGRLC; this is encoded by the coding sequence GTGAAGTGCTGTGGATTCCTGCATGACGGTTGGTGGCTGGCGCTGCTTATCCTCGGGCTTCTAGTACTATCGCTCAGCCTGCTAGGGCTAGACCAGCTGGCCTGGTTCATCCTTGCAGCGGTTGCAGCTGGATTGTTGGCAAGGTTCACTGTCATGTTGGCAAGGGGCAGGGTTACTGTAGACCTCTTGATGGGGCTCTCCGTCCTAGTGATGTTGAAATACGGTCTTACCTCTGAGGCAGCGCTTGTGGCCACGCTGTACGCTGCGTCGGAGATACTGGAGGATGCTGCGGAGGAGGCTGCAGAGAGGAGGCTTACGAGCCTCCGGGAGCTTCTGCCGCGCACCGCCCTGGTCCGCCGCGGCAACGTAGAGAAGGTTCACATTGACGAGGTGAAGCCTGGCGACGTGATCATAGTCCCGCATGGGGGCATGGTGCCTCTCGACTCCATGCTGCTAAGCGAGGAGGCGGTTTTTGATACATCTATGGTCACCGGGGAGCACGAGCCGAGGAGGCTGACGAGAGGCGACCCGGTAGAGAGCGGCTACATGAATATAGGCGGTATGGCTGTGGGGGTCAGGGCTGTAAAGCCTGCTAGGGAGAGTGCAATCCAGCTACTGGTGCGCGAGGCCCTGGAGACGCTGGAGAAGAAGACGAGGCACCAGCGCCTCATAGAGCGCATCGCCCCCTGGTACATAGGCCTGCTCCTAGCCTCCTACGCGGCTGCATCAGCAATACTTGGCCCGGAGAGAAGCCTAGTCTTCCTCCTGGCTGGCTGCCCGAGCGCCTACATAGTGGTGTCGAGCTACACCTACATGCTAGTCCTGGGCCAGCTGGCACGTCGAGGCGTGGTGGTGAGGAGCCCCAGAGCCTCGAGAACGCCTCCCGGGCCAGGACGGTTGTGCTAG
- a CDS encoding HAD-IC family P-type ATPase: protein MASAARASLHPAAEAVARLSNEIAEVEEVNEIPGKGVVARVEGHLVVLGSRSLVEEHAGGLPPGNPCEGPVVYAAVDGAYVASFCLEEELDPGAERVVETLKNMGLRVVVASGDSSSSVRMIAERLGIDYYGGLRPHEKKRLVENLRREGPVLVAGDGVNDIPMLAASDVGVAMARIALVARSADAVSTRGAPGPARPAPRIQDLSGLPLHWACSRHAAKAGSNCGGLSGRHLPPPSASPRR from the coding sequence ATAGCCTCGGCTGCAAGGGCCAGCCTCCACCCCGCAGCCGAGGCGGTGGCTAGGCTGAGCAATGAGATTGCAGAGGTGGAGGAGGTCAACGAGATCCCTGGCAAGGGCGTGGTAGCCAGGGTTGAGGGGCATCTAGTGGTCCTGGGTAGTAGGAGCCTTGTCGAGGAGCACGCCGGCGGCCTGCCGCCCGGCAACCCTTGCGAAGGGCCCGTAGTCTATGCTGCAGTGGACGGCGCCTACGTGGCCTCGTTCTGCCTGGAAGAAGAGCTGGACCCCGGGGCAGAGCGGGTGGTGGAGACGCTGAAAAACATGGGGCTTAGAGTCGTGGTTGCCAGCGGCGACTCGAGCTCATCGGTGAGAATGATCGCCGAGAGGCTCGGCATAGACTACTACGGGGGCCTACGGCCTCATGAGAAGAAGAGGCTGGTTGAAAATCTCCGGCGGGAGGGCCCTGTCCTAGTAGCCGGGGACGGGGTCAACGACATCCCCATGCTAGCCGCCAGCGATGTCGGCGTCGCCATGGCGCGTATAGCGCTGGTGGCTAGAAGCGCCGACGCTGTATCCACCCGGGGGGCTCCGGGGCCTGCCAGACCTGCTCCGCGGATCCAGGACTTATCTGGCCTCCCTCTACACTGGGCTTGCAGCCGCCACGCTGCTAAAGCTGGCAGTAATTGTGGCGGGCTTAGCGGGCGTCATCTCCCTCCCCCCAGTGCTAGTCCTCGGCGATGA